In the Manis javanica isolate MJ-LG chromosome 12, MJ_LKY, whole genome shotgun sequence genome, one interval contains:
- the ORMDL1 gene encoding ORM1-like protein 1 isoform X2, translated as MNVGVAHSEVNPNTRVMNSRGMWLTYALGVGLLHIVLLSIPFFSVPVAWTLTNIIHNLGMYVFLHAVKGTPFETPDQGKARLLTHWEQLDYGVQFTSSRKFFTISPIILYFLASFYTKYDPTHFILNTASLLSVLIPKMPQLHGVRIFGINKY; from the exons ATGAATGTTGGAGTTGCCCACAGTGAGGTGAATCCAAATACCCGTGTAATGAACAGCCGGGGTATGTGGCTCACATACGCACTGGGAGTTGGCTTGCTTCATATTGTTTTACTCAGTATTCCCTTCTTCAGTGTTCCTGTTGCCTGGACCTTAACAAACATTATACATAATCTG GGGATGTATGTATTTTTGCATGCAGTAAAAGGAACACCTTTTGAAACTCCTGACCAGGGTAAAGCAAGGCTCCTAACTCATTGGGAACAACTGGACTATGGAGTACAGTTTACATCTTCACGCAAGTTTTTCACAATTTCTCCAATAATTCT GTATTTTCTGGCAAGTTTCTATACAAAGTATGATCCAACTCACTTCATCCTAAACACAGCTTCACTCCTGAGTGTGCTAATTCCCAAAATGCCACAGCTACATGGTGTTCGGATCTTTGGAATTAATAAGTATTGA
- the ORMDL1 gene encoding ORM1-like protein 1 isoform X1: MDTLQESGYWNRPNMNVGVAHSEVNPNTRVMNSRGMWLTYALGVGLLHIVLLSIPFFSVPVAWTLTNIIHNLGMYVFLHAVKGTPFETPDQGKARLLTHWEQLDYGVQFTSSRKFFTISPIILYFLASFYTKYDPTHFILNTASLLSVLIPKMPQLHGVRIFGINKY; this comes from the exons ATGGATACATTACAAGAGTCTGGCTACTGGAACAG ACCAAACATGAATGTTGGAGTTGCCCACAGTGAGGTGAATCCAAATACCCGTGTAATGAACAGCCGGGGTATGTGGCTCACATACGCACTGGGAGTTGGCTTGCTTCATATTGTTTTACTCAGTATTCCCTTCTTCAGTGTTCCTGTTGCCTGGACCTTAACAAACATTATACATAATCTG GGGATGTATGTATTTTTGCATGCAGTAAAAGGAACACCTTTTGAAACTCCTGACCAGGGTAAAGCAAGGCTCCTAACTCATTGGGAACAACTGGACTATGGAGTACAGTTTACATCTTCACGCAAGTTTTTCACAATTTCTCCAATAATTCT GTATTTTCTGGCAAGTTTCTATACAAAGTATGATCCAACTCACTTCATCCTAAACACAGCTTCACTCCTGAGTGTGCTAATTCCCAAAATGCCACAGCTACATGGTGTTCGGATCTTTGGAATTAATAAGTATTGA
- the OSGEPL1 gene encoding tRNA N6-adenosine threonylcarbamoyltransferase, mitochondrial isoform X2, giving the protein MLILNKTGVFSKLSKRKIYEFLISFNFHPGKLFLHKLVLGIETSCDDTAAAVVDETGNVLGEAIHSQTEIHLKTGGIIPSVAQQLHRENIQRIVQEALSASKVCPSELSAIATTTKPGLALSLGVGLSFSLQLVRQLKKPFIPIHHMEAHALTIRLSSKVEFPFLVLLISGGHCLLALVRGVSDFLLLGKSLDIAPGDMLDKVARRLALIKHPECSTMSGGKAIEYLAKQGNKVHFDFIPPMQRAKNCDFSFSGLQNVIDKIILQKEKEEGIEKGKILSSAADIAAAVQHTTACHIAKRTHRAILFCKQRDLLSPSNAVLVVSGGVASNLYIRKALEMVTNATQCALLCPPPRLCTDNGIMIA; this is encoded by the exons ATGCTAATATTGAACAAGACAGGAGTTTTTTCTAAACtatcaaaaaggaaaatttatgaatttttaataagttttaaCTTTCATCCCGGAAAACTATTTCTTCATAAACTAGTATTGGGAATTGAAACCAGTTGTGATGATACAGCAGCTGCTGTGGTGGATGAAACTGGAAATGTTTTGGGAGAAGCAATACATTCCCAAACTGAAATTCACTTAAA aacagGTGGGATTATTCCTTCAGTAGCTCAACAACTTCACAGAGAAAATATTCAACGAATAGTGCAAGAAGCTCTTTCTGCCAGTAAAGTCTGTCCAAGTGAACTTTCAGCAATTGCAACTACTACAAAACCAGGACTTGCTTTAAGCTTGGGAGTAGGCTTATCATTTAGCTTACAACTGGTCAGGCAGTTAAAAAAGCCTTTCATTCCCATTCATCATATGGAGGCTCATGCACTTACTATCAGGTTATCAAGTAAagttgaatttccttttttagttcTTTTGATTTCTGGGGGTCATTGTCTCTTGGCATTAGTTAGAGGagtttcagattttctgcttcttggaAAGTCTTTGGACATAGCGCCAGGTGACATGCTTGACAAG gTAGCAAGAAGACTTGCTTTAATAAAACATCCAGAGTGCTCCACCATGAGTGGTGGGAAGGCTATAGAATATTTGGCCAAACAAGGAAATAAAGTGCATTTTGATTTCATACCTCCCATGCAACGTGCTAaaaattgtgatttttctttttctggacttCAAAATGTTATTGATAAGATAATActgcaaaaggaaaaagaggaag GTATTGAGAAGGGGAAAATCCTGTCTTCAGCTGCAGACATTGCTGCTGCAGTGCAGCACACGACAGCATGCCACATTGCAAAAAGAACACACCGTGCTATTCTGTTTTGCAAACAGAGAGACTTGTTATCTCCAAGTAATGCAGTGCTC GTTGTATCTGGAGGCGTTGCAAGTAATTTATATATCCGGAAAGCCCTGGAAATGGTAACAAATGCAACACAATGTGCTTTGTTGTGTCCTCCTCCCAGGCTGTGTACTGACAACGGCATTATGATTGCATG
- the ORMDL1 gene encoding ORM1-like protein 1 isoform X3, which yields MDTLQESGYWNRPNMNVGVAHSEVNPNTRVMNSRGMWLTYALGVGLLHIVLLSIPFFSVPVAWTLTNIIHNLGMYVFLHAVKGTPFETPDQGKARLLTHWEQLDYGVQFTSSRKFFTISPIIL from the exons ATGGATACATTACAAGAGTCTGGCTACTGGAACAG ACCAAACATGAATGTTGGAGTTGCCCACAGTGAGGTGAATCCAAATACCCGTGTAATGAACAGCCGGGGTATGTGGCTCACATACGCACTGGGAGTTGGCTTGCTTCATATTGTTTTACTCAGTATTCCCTTCTTCAGTGTTCCTGTTGCCTGGACCTTAACAAACATTATACATAATCTG GGGATGTATGTATTTTTGCATGCAGTAAAAGGAACACCTTTTGAAACTCCTGACCAGGGTAAAGCAAGGCTCCTAACTCATTGGGAACAACTGGACTATGGAGTACAGTTTACATCTTCACGCAAGTTTTTCACAATTTCTCCAATAATTCTGTAA
- the OSGEPL1 gene encoding tRNA N6-adenosine threonylcarbamoyltransferase, mitochondrial isoform X1, with protein MLILNKTGVFSKLSKRKIYEFLISFNFHPGKLFLHKLVLGIETSCDDTAAAVVDETGNVLGEAIHSQTEIHLKTGGIIPSVAQQLHRENIQRIVQEALSASKVCPSELSAIATTTKPGLALSLGVGLSFSLQLVRQLKKPFIPIHHMEAHALTIRLSSKVEFPFLVLLISGGHCLLALVRGVSDFLLLGKSLDIAPGDMLDKVARRLALIKHPECSTMSGGKAIEYLAKQGNKVHFDFIPPMQRAKNCDFSFSGLQNVIDKIILQKEKEEGIEKGKILSSAADIAAAVQHTTACHIAKRTHRAILFCKQRDLLSPSNAVLVVSGGVASNLYIRKALEMVTNATQCALLCPPPRLCTDNGIMIAWNGIERLRAGLGILYNTEGIRYEPKCPLGVDISKEVGEAAIKVPRLKIMI; from the exons ATGCTAATATTGAACAAGACAGGAGTTTTTTCTAAACtatcaaaaaggaaaatttatgaatttttaataagttttaaCTTTCATCCCGGAAAACTATTTCTTCATAAACTAGTATTGGGAATTGAAACCAGTTGTGATGATACAGCAGCTGCTGTGGTGGATGAAACTGGAAATGTTTTGGGAGAAGCAATACATTCCCAAACTGAAATTCACTTAAA aacagGTGGGATTATTCCTTCAGTAGCTCAACAACTTCACAGAGAAAATATTCAACGAATAGTGCAAGAAGCTCTTTCTGCCAGTAAAGTCTGTCCAAGTGAACTTTCAGCAATTGCAACTACTACAAAACCAGGACTTGCTTTAAGCTTGGGAGTAGGCTTATCATTTAGCTTACAACTGGTCAGGCAGTTAAAAAAGCCTTTCATTCCCATTCATCATATGGAGGCTCATGCACTTACTATCAGGTTATCAAGTAAagttgaatttccttttttagttcTTTTGATTTCTGGGGGTCATTGTCTCTTGGCATTAGTTAGAGGagtttcagattttctgcttcttggaAAGTCTTTGGACATAGCGCCAGGTGACATGCTTGACAAG gTAGCAAGAAGACTTGCTTTAATAAAACATCCAGAGTGCTCCACCATGAGTGGTGGGAAGGCTATAGAATATTTGGCCAAACAAGGAAATAAAGTGCATTTTGATTTCATACCTCCCATGCAACGTGCTAaaaattgtgatttttctttttctggacttCAAAATGTTATTGATAAGATAATActgcaaaaggaaaaagaggaag GTATTGAGAAGGGGAAAATCCTGTCTTCAGCTGCAGACATTGCTGCTGCAGTGCAGCACACGACAGCATGCCACATTGCAAAAAGAACACACCGTGCTATTCTGTTTTGCAAACAGAGAGACTTGTTATCTCCAAGTAATGCAGTGCTC GTTGTATCTGGAGGCGTTGCAAGTAATTTATATATCCGGAAAGCCCTGGAAATGGTAACAAATGCAACACAATGTGCTTTGTTGTGTCCTCCTCCCAGGCTGTGTACTGACAACGGCATTATGATTGCATG GAATGGTATTGAAAGATTGCGTGCTGGCTTGGGCATTTTATACAACACAGAAGGCATACGCTATGAACCAAA ATGTCCCCTTGGAGTAGATATATCAAAAGAAGTTGGAGAAGCTGCCATAAAAGTACCACGattaaaaattatgatttaa